A single window of Nocardioides kongjuensis DNA harbors:
- a CDS encoding GMC family oxidoreductase, with translation MSEYDYVVVGSGSAGAVLASRLSEDPGVSVLVLEAGGKSRPNLNVQVPAAFAKQFHTALDWDYESEPEPHLGGRRIYQPRGKMLGGTSGMNAMIYIRGNRADYDGWAKAGATGWSYDEVLPLFRRMETNSRGASEFHGASGPQYVEDAPDPREGSRRLVDAMVEVGLGRTDDFNGVRQEGASLYQRFTHRGRRWTTYDGYLAPHRKRPNLTITSGALVHKVVIENGRATGVRVKVGGTLQTIRARREVVLSAGAYNTPQLLMLSGIGPADHLAEHGITTVVDNPHVGAHLMDHPMYLVNWDSSHPDNLAFAEKPAQLLRYFVQHKGMLTSNIGEAGAFFHTSVADDAPSLQMIGAPVYFWQHGAAAYDGQAIAIGLSLVGARSEGSVRLASADPEHKVRICNNYFEHPDDMTSMVEGIERAREVMAAKALRGYANHEIHPGPSFGTGRTELEEAVRQGVEHTYHPSCTARMGTESGAAGGVLDASLRVHGVAGLRVADASAMPRVTHGNTHAPTMLIGEKAADLLTSGA, from the coding sequence ATGAGCGAGTACGACTACGTGGTGGTGGGCAGCGGGTCGGCCGGCGCCGTCCTGGCCAGCCGGCTGAGCGAGGACCCGGGGGTCTCCGTCCTCGTCCTCGAGGCAGGCGGGAAGAGCCGGCCCAACCTCAACGTGCAGGTCCCGGCGGCCTTCGCCAAGCAGTTCCACACCGCGCTCGACTGGGACTACGAGTCCGAGCCCGAGCCGCATCTCGGTGGCCGCCGGATCTACCAGCCCCGCGGCAAGATGCTCGGCGGCACCAGCGGCATGAACGCGATGATCTACATCCGCGGCAACCGCGCCGACTACGACGGCTGGGCCAAGGCCGGCGCCACCGGCTGGTCGTACGACGAGGTGCTCCCCCTGTTCCGCCGGATGGAGACCAACAGCCGCGGCGCGAGCGAGTTCCACGGCGCGTCGGGCCCGCAGTACGTCGAGGACGCCCCCGACCCGCGCGAGGGATCGCGCCGGCTGGTGGACGCGATGGTCGAGGTCGGCCTGGGCCGCACCGACGACTTCAACGGCGTCCGGCAGGAGGGCGCCTCGCTGTACCAGCGGTTCACGCACCGCGGCCGCCGCTGGACGACGTACGACGGCTACCTGGCGCCGCACCGCAAGCGTCCCAACCTCACCATCACCAGCGGTGCCCTGGTGCACAAGGTCGTGATCGAGAACGGCCGGGCGACCGGCGTGCGCGTGAAGGTCGGCGGCACGCTGCAGACCATCCGCGCGCGCCGCGAGGTCGTCCTGTCCGCCGGCGCCTACAACACCCCGCAGCTGCTGATGCTCTCCGGCATCGGCCCGGCCGACCACCTCGCCGAGCACGGCATCACCACGGTGGTCGACAACCCGCACGTGGGTGCGCACCTGATGGACCACCCGATGTACCTGGTCAACTGGGACAGCAGCCACCCCGACAACCTGGCGTTCGCGGAGAAGCCGGCCCAGCTGTTGCGGTACTTCGTCCAGCACAAGGGCATGCTCACCTCCAACATCGGCGAGGCCGGCGCCTTCTTCCACACCAGCGTGGCCGACGACGCGCCGTCCCTGCAGATGATCGGCGCCCCGGTGTACTTCTGGCAGCACGGTGCGGCCGCGTACGACGGCCAGGCGATCGCGATCGGCCTGTCCCTGGTCGGCGCCCGCTCGGAGGGATCGGTGCGGCTCGCGTCGGCCGACCCGGAGCACAAGGTGCGGATCTGCAACAACTACTTCGAGCACCCCGACGACATGACCTCGATGGTCGAGGGCATCGAGCGGGCGCGCGAGGTGATGGCCGCGAAGGCCCTCAGGGGCTACGCGAACCACGAGATCCACCCGGGTCCGTCGTTCGGCACCGGCCGCACGGAGCTCGAGGAGGCGGTGCGCCAAGGCGTCGAGCACACCTACCACCCGAGCTGCACCGCCCGGATGGGCACCGAGAGCGGTGCTGCCGGGGGCGTGCTCGACGCGAGCCTGCGCGTGCACGGCGTCGCCGGGCTGCGGGTCGCCGACGCGTCGGCGATGCCGAGGGTCACCCACGGCAACACCCACGCCCCCACCATGCTGATCGGCGAGAAGGCCGCCGATCTCCTCACCAGCGGAGCCTGA
- a CDS encoding FAD-binding domain-containing protein, which translates to MSPSILWFRRDLRLGDHPALLAAAAEGPVLPLFVIDPALWGPSGDVRRAFLLRTLRALDASLREHGPGLVVRSGRPESVVPALVAEVGAQAVHVSADFGPYGAARDARVADALDSVPLVPTGSPYAVAPGRVLTGDGGPYKVFTPFHKAWANHGWRAPAESDPAAVDWLGAPSEELPDEPDVSGVDLPEAGEAAARARWEAWRGTPYDDVRDRPDLDATSRLSPDLRWGTLHPRTILAGLDARRHHDAVFRKELAWREFYAHVLHAWPDSAREYFKPELQGLPYVTGRERDRRLAAWTEGRTGFPIVDAGMRQLLAEGWMHNRVRMIVASFLVKDLHVEWTHGARHFMRHLVDGDLASNQHNWQWVAGCGTDAAPYFRIFNPTTQGRKFDPDGAYVRRWIPELTDPTLGEYPDPIVDHAEQRAATLEAYQLLRRHGG; encoded by the coding sequence GTGAGTCCGAGCATCCTGTGGTTCCGCCGGGACCTGCGGCTCGGCGACCACCCGGCCCTGCTGGCCGCGGCGGCCGAGGGCCCGGTGTTGCCGCTGTTCGTGATCGACCCGGCGCTGTGGGGGCCCTCGGGTGACGTCCGACGGGCCTTCCTGCTGCGGACGCTGCGTGCCCTCGACGCCTCGCTGCGCGAGCACGGTCCCGGACTGGTCGTCCGGTCAGGCCGGCCGGAGTCCGTCGTGCCGGCGCTGGTCGCGGAGGTCGGGGCGCAGGCGGTGCACGTCTCCGCCGACTTCGGCCCGTACGGCGCGGCCCGGGACGCCCGGGTGGCCGACGCCCTCGACTCGGTGCCGCTGGTGCCGACCGGGTCGCCGTACGCCGTCGCGCCGGGGCGGGTGCTGACCGGTGACGGTGGCCCGTACAAGGTGTTCACGCCGTTCCACAAGGCGTGGGCCAACCACGGCTGGCGGGCGCCTGCGGAGTCCGACCCGGCCGCCGTGGACTGGCTCGGCGCACCGTCCGAGGAGCTGCCCGACGAGCCGGACGTGTCCGGGGTCGACCTCCCCGAGGCCGGCGAAGCGGCCGCCCGTGCTCGCTGGGAGGCCTGGCGCGGGACGCCGTACGACGACGTGCGCGACCGTCCCGACCTGGACGCCACCTCGCGGCTCTCCCCCGACCTGCGCTGGGGCACCCTCCACCCGCGCACGATCCTGGCCGGGCTCGACGCCCGTCGCCACCACGACGCGGTCTTCCGCAAGGAGCTGGCCTGGCGGGAGTTCTACGCCCACGTCCTGCACGCCTGGCCGGACTCGGCCCGCGAGTACTTCAAGCCAGAGCTCCAGGGACTTCCCTACGTCACCGGGCGCGAGCGCGACCGGCGGCTGGCGGCGTGGACAGAGGGCCGCACCGGCTTCCCGATCGTCGACGCCGGGATGCGCCAGCTCCTCGCCGAGGGCTGGATGCACAACCGGGTGCGGATGATCGTGGCGTCCTTCCTGGTCAAGGACCTGCACGTCGAGTGGACCCACGGGGCCCGGCACTTCATGCGCCACCTCGTCGACGGCGACCTCGCGAGCAACCAGCACAACTGGCAGTGGGTGGCGGGCTGCGGCACCGACGCGGCGCCGTACTTCCGGATCTTCAACCCGACCACGCAGGGCAGGAAGTTCGACCCGGACGGCGCGTACGTGCGGCGCTGGATCCCCGAGCTGACGGACCCGACGCTCGGCGAGTACCCCGACCCGATCGTCGACCACGCCGAGCAGCGCGCCGCGACGCTCGAGGCCTACCAGCTGTTGCGACGACACGGAGGCTGA
- a CDS encoding alpha/beta hydrolase, producing MPETTTSSPAPVFTDAWVPESARAIVLVLHGGAEHGTAPLDGRSLSWRRGRALARHLAGVTAADGIGVMMLRYRVRGWNAGHGPLPSPVADARWALGDIARTHGLPVAVLGHSMGARTGVAVADHPSVRGVVALAPWLPPGDPVAPLTGKVLRAAHGRLDRITSARATRAYVARAGEVADAEFTDMGAVGHYLLRRVPLWNAYAAASVREVLDAPGHA from the coding sequence ATGCCCGAGACGACGACCAGCTCCCCGGCCCCGGTGTTCACCGACGCCTGGGTCCCCGAGTCCGCCCGCGCGATCGTGCTGGTGCTGCACGGCGGCGCCGAGCACGGCACGGCCCCGCTCGACGGGCGCAGCCTGTCCTGGCGCCGTGGTCGGGCACTGGCCCGTCACCTCGCCGGCGTCACTGCCGCCGACGGGATCGGCGTGATGATGCTGCGCTACCGCGTCCGGGGATGGAACGCCGGCCACGGACCGCTGCCCTCGCCGGTCGCCGACGCGCGTTGGGCGCTCGGCGACATCGCCCGCACCCACGGCCTGCCCGTCGCCGTCCTCGGCCACTCGATGGGCGCCCGCACCGGCGTCGCCGTCGCCGACCACCCCTCGGTGCGCGGCGTGGTCGCCCTCGCCCCCTGGCTCCCGCCCGGGGACCCGGTCGCGCCCCTGACCGGCAAGGTGCTCCGGGCCGCGCACGGCCGGCTCGACCGGATCACCTCAGCCCGCGCCACCCGCGCCTACGTCGCCCGCGCGGGCGAGGTCGCGGACGCCGAGTTCACCGACATGGGGGCGGTCGGGCACTACCTGCTGCGGCGGGTGCCCCTGTGGAACGCGTACGCCGCAGCCAGCGTGCGCGAGGTGCTGGACGCCCCCGGACACGCCTGA
- a CDS encoding HNH endonuclease signature motif containing protein — translation MDLGTRPRSTAALLSRVGDRIRSRNALVVEEWEDITAWASDHVVSGPEGAATITEGYLDTGVPIAGDGAPLVSEFALMELVAVLGRTPDGGKAYVGRVIECAWRLPNVYEAVVAGRLAPWRAERIADLTRGLGAEAAGFVDRQLWNASGVGWAQLERLVAEAVLRYDPERAEADRAKAADHRHFDIGDVDEHGLVHLDGLLDAADGHDLDQAVGRRAEVLGRLGDDSSLDVRRSKAAAELARQDLALDLLVPDPATGEVVATVPGRKVVLNVHVTDTTLAGRNPVGRWEEGRCPISTGQIREWLRARHTTVIVRPVIDLADHLPVGSYEIPERHKTRVVLRDHTCRFPHCTRPATRCDIDHHQPHDRGGPTCPCNLVPLCRRHHRAKTHSTWRYDTITSGSYVWTSPNGYRFRVDHRGTHPVHPPDE, via the coding sequence ATGGATCTCGGAACCCGGCCCCGCAGCACGGCAGCTCTGCTGTCGCGGGTGGGTGACCGGATCCGCTCCCGCAACGCGTTGGTGGTCGAGGAGTGGGAGGACATCACGGCCTGGGCGAGCGACCACGTTGTGTCCGGACCGGAGGGTGCGGCGACGATCACCGAGGGCTACCTCGACACCGGTGTCCCGATCGCCGGCGACGGGGCGCCGTTGGTGTCGGAGTTCGCGTTGATGGAGCTCGTCGCGGTCCTCGGCCGTACCCCGGACGGTGGCAAGGCGTACGTCGGGCGGGTGATCGAGTGCGCGTGGCGGCTCCCGAACGTCTACGAGGCGGTCGTGGCGGGGCGGTTGGCGCCGTGGCGGGCCGAGCGGATCGCCGACCTCACCCGGGGTCTTGGTGCTGAGGCGGCGGGGTTCGTGGACCGGCAGCTGTGGAACGCCTCCGGCGTCGGATGGGCCCAGCTCGAGCGCCTCGTCGCCGAAGCCGTGCTGCGCTACGACCCCGAACGCGCCGAGGCCGACCGGGCCAAGGCTGCTGACCACCGGCACTTCGACATCGGTGACGTCGACGAGCACGGGCTCGTGCACCTCGACGGGCTCCTGGATGCCGCCGACGGGCACGACCTCGACCAAGCGGTAGGACGCAGGGCGGAGGTTCTCGGCCGGCTCGGGGACGACTCGTCACTCGACGTGCGCCGCTCCAAGGCGGCTGCCGAGCTCGCCCGCCAGGACCTGGCCCTGGACCTGTTGGTCCCGGACCCCGCGACCGGGGAGGTCGTGGCGACCGTCCCGGGTCGCAAGGTCGTCCTCAACGTGCACGTCACCGACACCACCCTTGCTGGCCGGAACCCGGTCGGGCGGTGGGAGGAGGGCCGCTGCCCGATCAGCACCGGGCAGATCCGGGAGTGGCTGCGTGCCCGGCACACCACCGTGATCGTTCGGCCGGTCATCGACCTGGCCGATCATCTCCCCGTCGGCTCCTACGAGATCCCCGAGCGGCACAAGACCAGGGTCGTGTTGCGGGACCACACCTGCCGGTTCCCGCACTGCACGCGTCCCGCGACCCGGTGCGACATCGACCACCACCAGCCCCACGACCGGGGCGGACCGACCTGCCCGTGCAACTTGGTGCCGTTGTGTCGGCGGCACCACCGCGCGAAGACCCACTCGACGTGGCGCTACGACACCATCACATCCGGGTCCTACGTGTGGACCAGTCCCAACGGCTACCGGTTCCGGGTCGACCACCGTGGCACCCACCCGGTGCACCCGCCCGACGAGTAG
- a CDS encoding IS110 family transposase produces the protein MTPAVFAGADTHADTIHVAAIDGYGRDLGDGEFPTTPAGYRDALAFLASFGSVQVFGIEGTSSYGAGLAVVARTAGIAVREVIRPEATVRRMQGKSDLIDAYQAARAAMTGRAKTAPKAEDVEGLRALLSTRRSAAKARTAAMNQIHAQLITAPVEIRERYRKLSDKRLIDALAACRPGSRGGVVATVLLGLKMLAQRHRFLGQQIELLDDQLRGLVAAINLNLISARGIGPVTAAQLLLTAGGNPERLASETSFAALCGTAPVPASSGKTTRYRLSRGGDRHANSALHTIATVRMASDPRTREFVATQRAKNRSNPEILRILKRAIAREVFKLLQNPNALTGIADLRRIRREKNLPIRVVVEQLGTTLNHVSRIERGVAFDREFTQRYRTWLQAA, from the coding sequence GTGACCCCTGCCGTCTTCGCGGGCGCTGACACCCACGCCGACACGATCCACGTGGCCGCGATCGACGGCTACGGTCGCGATCTCGGCGACGGCGAGTTCCCCACGACGCCGGCGGGCTACCGCGACGCCTTGGCCTTCCTCGCGTCGTTCGGTTCGGTACAGGTCTTCGGGATCGAAGGCACCAGCTCCTACGGAGCAGGGCTGGCCGTTGTGGCCCGCACGGCCGGGATCGCGGTGCGGGAGGTGATCCGTCCCGAAGCCACGGTGCGGCGGATGCAGGGCAAGTCCGACCTGATCGACGCTTACCAGGCGGCCCGTGCCGCCATGACCGGTCGCGCGAAGACCGCGCCGAAGGCCGAGGACGTCGAGGGACTTCGAGCGCTTCTCAGCACGCGACGTTCAGCCGCCAAGGCACGTACTGCGGCGATGAACCAGATTCACGCACAGTTGATCACCGCGCCCGTCGAGATCCGTGAGAGGTACCGGAAGCTGAGCGACAAGCGGTTGATCGACGCGCTCGCTGCCTGCCGCCCCGGCTCCCGCGGTGGAGTGGTGGCCACCGTGCTGCTCGGGTTGAAGATGCTGGCCCAGCGCCACCGGTTCCTCGGCCAGCAGATCGAGCTGCTCGACGACCAGCTCCGCGGCCTGGTCGCGGCGATCAACCTGAACCTGATCTCGGCACGCGGCATCGGACCGGTGACCGCTGCGCAGCTGCTCCTCACCGCGGGCGGCAACCCCGAGCGCCTGGCCAGCGAGACATCCTTCGCTGCCCTGTGCGGCACCGCACCGGTCCCGGCATCGTCGGGCAAGACCACCCGATACCGGCTCTCTCGTGGCGGGGATCGTCACGCCAACTCCGCGCTGCACACGATCGCGACCGTGCGGATGGCCAGCGACCCCCGCACCCGCGAGTTCGTCGCCACCCAGCGCGCCAAGAACCGCAGCAACCCCGAGATCCTGCGAATCCTCAAACGCGCCATCGCCCGCGAGGTGTTCAAGCTGCTCCAGAACCCGAACGCGCTTACCGGAATCGCCGACCTACGACGCATCCGACGCGAGAAGAACCTGCCTATCCGAGTCGTGGTCGAACAGCTCGGCACCACCCTGAACCATGTCAGCCGCATCGAACGCGGAGTCGCGTTCGACCGCGAGTTCACCCAGCGCTACCGAACCTGGCTCCAAGCCGCTTGA
- a CDS encoding metal-sensitive transcriptional regulator has translation MKLEPEEIKAIITRLKRANGHLASVIRMLEEGAECEDALMQLAAVNKAVGRGGYALVATGLQKCLVEGGPDSVDAKKMEKLFLALA, from the coding sequence ATGAAGCTGGAGCCCGAGGAGATCAAGGCGATCATCACCCGCCTCAAGCGCGCGAACGGACACCTCGCCTCGGTGATCCGGATGCTCGAGGAGGGTGCCGAGTGCGAGGACGCGCTGATGCAGCTCGCCGCGGTCAACAAGGCCGTCGGGCGCGGCGGCTACGCGCTGGTCGCCACCGGCCTGCAGAAGTGCCTGGTCGAGGGCGGCCCGGACTCGGTCGATGCGAAGAAGATGGAGAAGCTGTTCCTGGCGCTCGCCTGA